The genomic window tataataataattattattgttttataactggccagtgtaactacaggcagaagggccatagcatcttagttcccaaggttggcgcattgacgatgtaaggagtggttaatatttcttatagcggccatttgtataatttaaacaagAGATGTCGTCGGGCGTCCGATtcgattggaacgaagttggTTTTGCTACGTATTAagtattaagatataatatccACAATAGAATACATTAACGCTTGAGAATGattaaatgacaataaataatcaCGTGTGAATTAatgcaataacaaaaaaaagtttaaatgattAGATAAGAGAGGGATCGGTTGCCTgagtgacgatttctgccagttcactctactaaGAGATGTCTTACAGTAGGCACTGGAAGCAAAAAGAACTCCGTTCCATAAAATTAACGTGAAGAAGGTGATAACATGTATTTTCAGagattccaaccataagaggagaaaactaaattgacgtgatatcattggtcgagtcGAGATTAGTCTATGATTTTTACTATGGAAATATTGCGTTTTGAAAGTCGACGAAAATATTATCAGAATTTTGTAATAGTGTTCTatgataaataaagatatattaatcataaactcttagtagtgcacgatatagctgagttattagcaaattgcatggaatacgtaaatgtaaggtttatttatctttattctacttcgattggaataggctatatgtgAGTTTATTCCACTTCGTTTGGGGAAGTCGTGTTTGTCTTTAAATTTTCAAGGTTTTTTAGGTACTTCATCATCTATCCATTTCAGATCTTTATTTTATAGCTGATGTATTTTGGTAGCTATAAAATGAACAGGAGTCAGGAATGGAGCGGTAGTATCGccagaaaaataatgtttaattcagtctctttaaaaatatagtccTGTGTTTGTTGTTTTATGGTCAAAATGTACAGCCAGTTTGGAGAAATACTTAGAccatattacattttttgttacaaGTGAATTGCACTTGCACTTACtcacaaaaaatgtaataagttgaacatttaaacattacaaatacaatgttatttgattattttttttttaaatttcgtactATTTTGCAGGATTTTACGATAGGGAGAGGGTAAGGAGATAGACATTGAATACaactaatgtttataattttattagtttttactttcaataaaaaccaaatattaacaataaatataatttaaaaaaaaaacaatgtttgaaGTCTTACCGAAAGTACGCACTGTCGTAGTTAGAAATATAGATATTTGAATCTAAAAGTATAAATCACTTCTAACTTATAagcaacaaattaaatatactacatatgTGTAATAACGTTGAATAAtaggaaatttaaaaagattaaaacgTTCTGAACATCCTTGTAGTGTTTTTAACAGCACttgtacacaaaaatatataaaaaataaggctTGGTGTTATGGTctagtgcaagcccgtctggtaaAGTACCATCgactcatatattctaccgcccaaaAGCAAAGCTTAAGATCGTTGTGGTCCGCTTTGACGGATGAGGATGAGCCATtgcaattacaggcacaacTGACAATGACAATCTCAGTACTCAAAGTTTCatggcattggcgatgtaacgaataattaaaatttccaatAGCCATTGGCGATGGTCGTATATTACATGAATATACAAAATGCGTAACCAATAAAATGAGTTGTTCGAGATCATAATCTTCTTTTTATAGCACTAAAAATAACACTTTTCAACCACTAGTTGAATCTGTTGATAATTACTAATGAATATATCTTCACCATTTGTTGTATTGGATGTTGTTTCACAGCTATCGTATATCGTGTCGTATACGCAGGTCAGAGATCCGAAGTGAAATCTTGAACCaggcttataaatatttatttattattgttttttctgtcaagaaatatTCAATAGTGAGAAGTTGATAGTATTTTCACTCACATTGTAAACAATAAGTACACTTGCGTTCAATAATATATCCGGATCAACTGACAAGTCTCTATTGAGACCGATTAGAAGACCTCATcgattttaattagtttttatattattactaaatacaatCTCTAGGTTGACATCACTTACGAGCATTGCTATCTCCgtcacatatgtatatgttttttttaatactttaagtGTAAGCTTGTTCTCCGGCCGGCGATAAACAAATCTGCTCCCATAGGTAAGATGTATAGATCCGCATCCTATCCCATTCCGCTGACCTGCAGTGCCACACTTTTATTCTCCACATCTgatattcgcgttggcgaggtgaccagttgtgtcaaatcatatgctaataAATCAAGAACAGATCTATCCGCATGaccggtagtgcgtgatccaagccattcggcgtGGGTGGCATTAAAATCACCAAGagttacgatctctgcggatagGATCTGCTGCAGTACGGAATCTGTAGCTAGTTGGATGTGCTCAACCAGTCgatcggtttcggcattactgTTATAGGACCTATGGAGGCTAGCCTAGTTCGACGGAAGATcatcgcagtctacacgcagccagaaaGTTTTTGAGGCCGCTGAGGCGACGAGAGCACCAGGTAGAAGAGAAAAGCGACAATGAGAGTGaaaggggttgccttatgatacCCGAATTCGGAAGGCAGCCTGGGGGGCGGGTGGTTTTTGTCTCCGGGCCTCTGACATACCGGACGGAACGTGGCTACCGCTTTATGCTAATTTTAAGTAAGAGACTGGTACTTCCTCGGGCGTGCAGGCCCATTCGGCTCTAACCAGAACGTGGCGTGGCATAACCACTGGTCAAAAAAAATGTGGAAAAAATTGTgaacaaatgtaaaataatcttAAGGTTTGTCAAATTAGTTTTAGAGTTTAATGCTATTGGAATCACTACCATCGTGTAGATGACCTACATTAGATCAGCAAAATTTTGTAACCACTACAAATATATAACGCATCAAAATAAAGATATCCATTATTCGCGCAAATCTCGACTTTTACTTATCTCTGCACAACAACAAGTCTTGTCACCACAATAGTGATACCgagatttgataaatttatgtttatatgcataaaatattagtataaatttataacatgatCAACTACTTTCAATTTATTCAGATATGGATTACTAAAGCTATGAGATACACAAACAATATTCAGTATATGTTACATTactatgatgattttttttgtattaatggtagttaaaagatatattatagattataaggaaaaaatattgaGCTGTTTTAGCTCACCtgaaggatatattttttactagctGTACCTGTGGCTTTATCTGCacgaaatatacaaaaaacaaactTCCGGCCTCCGTTTTGCCCCTTTAGGGATGGAGTTTTGTAAAATCCAATAAatctaatctataatatttttacatatataatacaactgGTCCATCTGtacatgtttttgttttaattattgtctttttattaattatcttgaGTATAATTAGTTTAACAATTTGATTCAATATGGAAGCTATGCTATCCTAGCTTGGTTCACATTTTACTGTCCAATTTaaaatcacacacacacaacatATTCCAGATccgataatatattgtattatatattctcttatatattaattaaaggcGGGTAATGTCCCCGGCATTGCAGTTGTGCATAGTGGTGTCCCTTTTAATCAGGTGACCCaacttttttgttatgttaCAAACATGCATTTGCCAccagtaacataaaaaaaaaatatgcagcaatcccttttaaaaaaatgactagTAATGGAACCATTTAAACCAATCCTGTAAATGTCAATCTTCTGTGTGAATGTGTGCTTAATTACAGATTTAGTATCTAAactattaattagattaaaCTGACAACCTTGCTTTACCAATTAAACTTTGTATTTCTAGCTGAAGTCTTAATGCTTTTGTTAAATCCATACTTCTCAATTGTGATGCTATGTATTTACCATATATGTCAAATTCGTCCTCCTTCCCGGAATCCATTTGAGCGTCTAAACTAAACCTCAATTCATCTGAAACATCGGTACTGAGATTgtgcagtttatttttttttctcttcttaACTTTGTGTGGCCTATGTCTATCATTATTGATTTGGTTGTGATGATTATCTTCAGGttcagattttaaaaatagagtTAATTCATTATTGTTATCTGAAACAAATGGGTGTAGATCATCACTTAAGTTCTCGGTTTCATCTGCAATCCACATCTTCTGACTTTCATTATCTGTGTCTCCTGGTTCCTGGAAACGTatgactatttaataataataactagttTTAATATGATGATAATAAATTTCTTGTACTTTTGGACTTTCGATATCTTTTTTATACAACACTATACTAATACCAATATCAGCTCCAATCTGCGTGTACACTATATGTAAGTACTACCTACATCGatacactaaaatatttgagaaatatttagttataaatgtGTGTCACTATCTATTTTAACATAGCCTAGTAGTACCTACCTCAAATGTGGAACTTGAATCCGTCGCTTTTTGCACTCGTAATGTACGAAATCGTTTATGCCAATAGGCAAACCATTTAATTGTCGGTTCGTAAGTATAGTGAGGTCCAGAccggaatttaattttatttaactcttgAGTGTATGTCGATctcaagttttttattttcccTCTTATTTCACTTACGGTCAATGATATACCggttaatgtattaaattcagaTACAATATTTCTGTAAGCTTTTAGACGACGTTTATTTAGTTTGTAGTGTTCGTGTTCATTGTTCCAAAGATATTCATGACTGAAATACAGCTTTACAAATTCATAAGTTTCGTTTTCACTCCACCtcattattttacgtttttgttTTCGAATAATTTTCGAtcaatagatttattaaatttcaaaacaatagtTGTTTTGACAAATCTGTCAAAACGCTTGGATAATCTTACTCGTATTGTTAAATTCTGTTtctttagtaattaatttaaaatacttcaataaaGCCAGTATTACATTTTCGTAACCCTTTTTAAGCAATAAACTAAAttagtatcaaataaaaatcaataagtacAAAATAAGTAAGAGTACTGAAaatgtttattctttttaatatactcctaaataatttgaaaatctgtgataatataaacacaaaagtaAACACGACAAGTatgtattagaaaatattttatatccggGCGCcaaaggtaaatatttataacagaaatACAATTGTGATTTTATTCTAACATAATCTTATACTTTTATGAGACATCAATTTATttgaacttattattattggattGATGATATATACTGCCAATCATGACTCTGGTTAGCTATGGTGACAtaacatcaataatatttaaatttaatatttgataaattgtcTGTTTTCATTCTTGTcattattttgtgtaaataaataatagcactATACATATTGGTAGatgaagttatttaataattattgtattacattatttctaataaatattttatgtgttagGAATACAAAAACTTTCAATACATTCAAAACATACactaaatagatttaatagaATTTCTTAATGCTGTAATTATTAGAATCTAAATAGAGAATGttttaaacatttgaaaaaattgCAAAATTCCTTAAATTCTGTGTCACATGATTAaagacttattttaatattaatttaattattcatatgtaCATTATAAGTAAGGTAActacaaattacattttataaatagacaagttttgttacttttaatacttaataagtAATATGTGAGAACACTAATCACTAGTTATATCTGATATCCTGGCTTCGCTTACTAGGCTTTGTATTTCCAATTGAAGTCTAATAGCTTTTTGTAAATCCATTTTCTTCAATTGAGAAGCTATGTATTTACCATAGATGTCAAATTCATCTTCTTTTGTAGTTTCAAAATTAGAATCTTTGGAATAATCAATATGGTTTCTGTGTTTTAActtcttctttttattttttttattcataagtgGAGACAGTGGCTTCTCTTTTTTAATTGGACTTAATGAATCTTCAGTCTTCGGTGATTCATAATCATCCTCTGAATTTGAGATGAGGGGATCAGGATTTTcatcattgttattattttgtaattcttGGCCAACCCATATTTGGCAGGAAGTATCAACATCTGGGGCATCTTgtgtctgtaaaaaaaaaactaatgtaaGATTTGAaactaacattattttatttaaatatagttgttACTGACTGTATAAGAGGCTAAATGGCGGTTTGTTGGGATGTGTTTCAAACATCGATCCATTTCTTGAAACCAGATTAAGGAAGGTTCGTAAATGGAATCAGGACTCGATTTCTGCAATATTTTGTGTACTTGTTGGACGTAAGTCGTTCTCAAGTTCTTTATTTTCATCTTAACTTCAGGGATGGTTAAAGACTTCATAGTAGAATCTTTAAATTCAGAACATATATCCGCGTATGCTTTATCTCtctgatattttaatttgtatcccGGATGACTAGGGTTCCACAAGCAAtcatgttttaaatacatttttacaaattcaAGTGTAATTGCTTCACTCCATCGCATGtttgttcaattattatttatttaaaaatgaaacagttatttattgttaaacaataattgattttttatccTATAGTGACGTCTGACAGCAGACTGACAGTATGACAGTAACAACTGacaactaagatattatggGTTAGGGCTGCCCGCTTTTAGAAAATGTTACTATTCTATTTTCATATACTGCtcctcaaaatattataaatcagcAGTGACATGTGAGATATTATGCCACAATTATTttaggtttttaatttaatattaacggaGTACTCagatatgaaaaattaatatttactctaGAATGATTAATAAATGAGGTAATAAggatttaatgtataatattcaattaaggaAATTTTGATAGTAGCACTAGCGACTACTGCCAGTGCTgcctatataattataatttcttataattcgTACTTTAGTGATATGAGCATGAATCTTTGATTTATCCTTACAAAGTCAGAACAAGcacctatagcctattccaatggaagtaggaaaaaagataaacataccttggatttacttatttcatgcgatttgctattaACTTAGCTATGTTGTACaccactaagagtttatgattaatatatctttatttataatacaatacttgcATCTTACcaattatttccactttaattttactttcaaaattacgATAACAGTTTCGCCAACGTTAAAAACGCCATTTTACGCAAATCCATACTGAATAACAttgattaatcaagctctcgaccaattatatcgcgtcaatttgctgtcaaagttatttatttggattaagAGGAaactcttatggttggaatagagtatagtaagttttcaaatatatataacatattcatataattaattatcaatgcATTTGTTTTGTTACCTTTATccaattttaacattataaaaattataaacattttaaaaatgaaataaaaaatattttgttattggtatcaaatgtaaaaaaggaAAACTCAGATCAGAAAGTCCCGCTCTTCACAGCGTACTAATTTGTACCTAAACATTTTTTCAATAGtatgaatatattcaaattaaaaacaagaaaaaataacataactaaTAATTGCAAGAAACAAtagtaatttcttattttatgtaaggaaatcatttattgaataatatctcGATCCTTAACTcaattacataacaaaatattctttcgaACTACTTTTTCAACGTAATCTCGGAAAAGTATGAGGAAGATGAGTTCTATGGTCGACGAAGTTTTATTGTGTTCGTCGAAACCCACAACTTCGGGGATCTGATATATTACGGGGTTATCAATGGCGCTCTAGCGTACCTTGTAATAAAAGAATAAcaatcctgaaaaaaaaaaaatcgatatttttacttactatttttggtatttaaaacacatgtatcttaaccgatgtaaAACCGGTTCAAAACGTAGTCAAGCTCCTTTACGAGTACAGTAGTAGCATATGACGTGTAACATCTTACATTAGTAATgagcaacattaacattatatcttCTTATTTTATGACATACGAAGGTGGATGGGCAAttgcgccacctgatggtaagttgtctaCACCgtcaatagacattggcgcttaaagaaatattggccaaaccttacatcaccaatacgccgcCAACCTTGAAAAGGAAGATGTTAcgtattgtttggcggtagaatatctcatgagtAGGTTGTACCCACCCTATTGCCTAAAGGATATTACCCTATTGCCTAAAGGATATTGCCTATTGgattgcataaagccctaccaccaagtaaagttctCTCCGAAAATGGTTTGGTAccatatataactatatatttatgactatggagatccgagatggcccaatggttataATGAAtgcatctttaccgatgattgcgggcttaaacccaggcaagcaccactgaattttcatgtgcttaatcattacatagtataaaacaaagtcgcttaacgTTGTCTGTCCATGTTTatgcttatatctttaaaattacacaacggattttgatgtggtttttttaatagatagattgatttaaggggaagttttatgtaatttaaatgaatattttcgaagtttttacagatttaaaacggagggacatagcggtttgtattgtctaaccactgaaaaactgtgaacgttgtaagacattctgtagtatatttagcatcagcattgtacccgtgcgaagccgggttgGGTTGCtagtttgttaatataattcttCTTGTGTTCGgcagtgaagaaaaacatcgttaagaaatgtctaatttcaatgaaaatctgcctaatgtgtatccaccaaaacGCATTGGAGCCCCGCAGTGGAATACGTTCCAAACCTCCTCCTCGAAGGTAGAggcttagcctagcagtgggactTTACAGTAATAAAGATACCTTATCCTTCAACGGAAAACATAATAATACAGCCCTTCTTGAGTGTTCCGTTCATTTTAGTATTTGCTGATTCAAACGCGGTCTGTTTACCATACGCTAACTATCGCAAACATAACGGTTCGAGCCGATTCCATTAAATCCACGAGTCAAAATTTTACGAGCACAATTTGATTATACGATG from Vanessa tameamea isolate UH-Manoa-2023 chromosome 17, ilVanTame1 primary haplotype, whole genome shotgun sequence includes these protein-coding regions:
- the LOC113404350 gene encoding uncharacterized protein LOC113404350 — its product is MRWSENETYEFVKLYFSHEYLWNNEHEHYKLNKRRLKAYRNIVSEFNTLTGISLTVSEIRGKIKNLRSTYTQELNKIKFRSGPHYTYEPTIKWFAYWHKRFRTLRVQKATDSSSTFEEPGDTDNESQKMWIADETENLSDDLHPFVSDNNNELTLFLKSEPEDNHHNQINNDRHRPHKVKKRKKNKLHNLSTDVSDELRFSLDAQMDSGKEDEFDIYGKYIASQLRSMDLTKALRLQLEIQSLIGKARLSV
- the LOC113404351 gene encoding uncharacterized protein LOC113404351; amino-acid sequence: MRWSEAITLEFVKMYLKHDCLWNPSHPGYKLKYQRDKAYADICSEFKDSTMKSLTIPEVKMKIKNLRTTYVQQVHKILQKSSPDSIYEPSLIWFQEMDRCLKHIPTNRHLASYTTQDAPDVDTSCQIWVGQELQNNNNDENPDPLISNSEDDYESPKTEDSLSPIKKEKPLSPLMNKKNKKKKLKHRNHIDYSKDSNFETTKEDEFDIYGKYIASQLKKMDLQKAIRLQLEIQSLVSEARISDITSD